A genome region from Trachemys scripta elegans isolate TJP31775 chromosome 2, CAS_Tse_1.0, whole genome shotgun sequence includes the following:
- the CCK gene encoding cholecystokinin isoform X1, which yields MMAMYSGICIYMFLAMLSTSSFGQQATGSHNENPVATELEQSLTEHHRHVRVPSSAGQLKPIQRLDGNVDQKANIGALLAKYLQQARKGPTGRISMMGNRVQNIDPTHRINDRDYMGWMDFGRRSAEEYEYSS from the exons ATGATGG CTATGTACAGTGGTATCTGCATCTACATGTTCCTTGCTATGCTGTCAACGAGCTCTTTTGGACAGCAGGCTACAGGCTCGCACAATGAGAATCCTGTGGCCACTGAGCTTGAGCAGAGCTTGACAGAACATCACCGACATGTTCGTGTCCCTTCATCTGCTGGCCAGCTGAAACCTATCCAGCGGCTGGATGGAAATGTTGACCAAAAAGCCAACATTGGAGCTTTGCTGGCCAAATATCTCCAGCAAGCCAGAAAAG GTCCTACTGGAAGGATCTCAATGATGGGAAACAGGGTACAGAACATTGACCCTACACACAGGATAAACGACAGAGATTACATGGGCTGGATGGATTTTGGACGCCGCAGTGCTGAAGAATATGAGTACTCCTCTTAA
- the CCK gene encoding cholecystokinin isoform X2, giving the protein MYSGICIYMFLAMLSTSSFGQQATGSHNENPVATELEQSLTEHHRHVRVPSSAGQLKPIQRLDGNVDQKANIGALLAKYLQQARKGPTGRISMMGNRVQNIDPTHRINDRDYMGWMDFGRRSAEEYEYSS; this is encoded by the exons ATGTACAGTGGTATCTGCATCTACATGTTCCTTGCTATGCTGTCAACGAGCTCTTTTGGACAGCAGGCTACAGGCTCGCACAATGAGAATCCTGTGGCCACTGAGCTTGAGCAGAGCTTGACAGAACATCACCGACATGTTCGTGTCCCTTCATCTGCTGGCCAGCTGAAACCTATCCAGCGGCTGGATGGAAATGTTGACCAAAAAGCCAACATTGGAGCTTTGCTGGCCAAATATCTCCAGCAAGCCAGAAAAG GTCCTACTGGAAGGATCTCAATGATGGGAAACAGGGTACAGAACATTGACCCTACACACAGGATAAACGACAGAGATTACATGGGCTGGATGGATTTTGGACGCCGCAGTGCTGAAGAATATGAGTACTCCTCTTAA